CGGCGACGCGATGGCGGGCCCGACGCCGGTCTCGGCGCTCATCCACGCGGCCACCATGGTCACGGCGGGCGTCTACCTGCTGGTGCGGTCGGCGCCGGTGCTGGAGGCCGCGCCCGCCGCGCAGCTCGTCATCGTCATCGTGGGCGCGATCACCCTGCTGTTCGGCGCGATCGTGGGCTGCGCGAAGGACGACATCAAGAAGGCCCTCGCGGCGTCCACGATGAGCCAGATCGGCTACATGATGCTCGCCGCGGGCCTGGGCCCGATCGGCTACGCGTTCGCGATCTTCCACCTGGTGACGCACGGCTTCTTCAAGGCCGGGCTGTTCCTCGGCGCCGGCTCGGTGATGCACGCGATGGACGACACCGTCGACATGCGGCGCTTCGGCGGGCTGTCGCGGGTGCTGCCGGTCACGGCGATCACGATGGGGCTGGGCTGGCTCGCCATCCTCGGGATCCCGCCGTTCTCGGGCTTCTTCTCCAAGGACAAGATCATCGAGGCCGCGTTCGTGGGGGAGGGCTGGCGGCCGTGGGTCTTCGGCATCGTCACGCTCGTCGGTGCGGGGATCACGGCGTTCTACATGTCGCGCCTGTTCTTCATGACGTTCGCGGGACGGCGCCGCTGGCCGGCCGACGACGGGGGGCACGGCGCGCACGACCCGCGCGGCGCACACGACCCGCACGAGGCGCCCGCCCTCATGGTCTGGCCGATGGTCGTGCTGGCCGTGGGCTCGGTGGGCCTGGGCTTCCTGCTCCAGCTCGGCGGCCGGTTCACCACCTGGCTCGAGCCGGTGACGGGCCACGTCGAGCATCACGACCCGGTGCTGCCGGTGCCGGTGATCATGACGACGACGCTCGTCCTCGTGGTCCTGGGCGCGTGGCTCGCGTTCCGCCTGTACGCGATGGGCCCGGTACCCGTGGAGGCGCCGAGGTCGAACGTGCTGGTGCGGGCGGCCCGCCGGGACCTGTACCAGGACCCGGTCAACGAGGCCGTGGCGATGCTGCCCGGCCAGGTGGTCACCCGCACGCTCGTGTACGCCGACCGCACCGCGGTCGACGCCTCGTTCCTGCAGCTCGCCTCGGGCGTGCGCCGGTCGGGCGAAGGGCTGCGCAGGGCCCAGAACGGTTATGTCCGGACGTACGCGGCCACGTCGCTGGGCGGCCTGCTGGTGGTCGCCGCGATCGTGTGGGCCCTGGCCTGAGGAAAGGACGACGACGATGAGCTTTCCCTGGCTGACTGCCCTGATCGCCTGGCCGCTCGTGGCCGCGCTGGCCACGGCGACGACCGGACGGGGCCGCACCCTCGGCGCCGGACGCGCCCGCCAGGTCGCCCTGGTCGGTTCCCTGGTGGAGCTGGCCCTCGGCGTCGGCGCGTTCCTCGCGTTCGACACCGCGCGGGCGGCCGAGCACCAGCTCCTGGAGACGCACCGCTGGATCCCGAGCATCGGTGCCAGCTACGCCGTCGGCGTCGACGGCGTCGCGCTGCTGCTGGTCGGCCTGTCCGTGGGGCTGGTGCCGCTGGTGATCCTCGCGGCGTGGAAGGAGCAGGGGGGTGACCTCGCCCGGCTGCGCACCTACCTGGCGACCGTGCTGGTGCTCCAGTCGTTCATGGTGGCGGTGTTCGCGGCGCGCGACGTGTTCCTCTTCTACGTGCTGTTCGAGGCCATGCTCATCCCCGTCTACTTCCTGATCGGCGGGTTCGGGCAGGGGGCGCAGCGGCGCTACGCGGCGGTGAAGTTCCTGCTGTACTCGCTCGCCGGCGGCCTGGTCATGCTCGTGGCCGTCATCGCGCTGTACCTGCAGGTGCCGGCGGCCGAGCGGGGCCCGCAGACCTTCCTCGTCGACAACCTCTCCGGGCTGGAGCTCGGCACCACGGCGGGCCGCCTGATGTTCTGCGGGTTCTTCCTCGCGTTCGCGATCAAGGCGCCGCTCGTGCCGGTGCACTCGTGGCTGCCCGACGTCGCCGAGAACGCCACCCCGGGCACCAGCACGCTGCTGATCAGCGTGCTCGACAAGGTGGGCACGTTCGGCATGCTCACCCTGTGCCTGCCGCTGTTCCCCGAGGCGGCGCGGTGGGCGGCCCCCGCCGTCGTCGTCCTGGCGGTGGTGAGCATCCTGTACGGGGCGATCCTCGCCATCGGGCAGACGGACCTGCTGCGCCTGATCGGCTACACCTCGGTGTCCCACTTCGGGTTCATCGTGCTGGGCATCTTCACGTTCACCGCGACGGGCACCGCCGGGGCGAGCTTCATGATGCTCAACCACGGCATCTCCACCGGGGCGCTGTTCCTGGTCGCGGGCTTCGTCATCGCGCGGCACCCCGAGCGCAGCCAGCGGATCGCCGACTACGGCGGCCTGCGCATCGCGGCGCCCATCCTGGGCGGCTCGTTCCTGGTCGCCGGCCTGAGCGCGGCGGCCCTGCCCGGTCTGGCGACGTTCGGCTCCGAGATCCTCGTGTTCCTCGGGGCGTTCAGCGCGGTGCAGTGGGCGGGGATCGTCGCCGTCCCCGCCGTCGTGCTCGCCGCGATCTATGTGCTGCTGACCTATCAGCGCATCTTCACCGGCACGGTCCCGGCGGGGCTGTCCCCGGACGGCCGGGTGCCCGACCTCGACGGGCGGGAGCGCACCGTCGCGGGCGTCCTGATCGCGTTGCTCCTGCTGCTCGGCTTCGTGCCGAACCTCGGCCTGCAGTACGTCGACGCCCCCGCGACGACGACGATCGAGCAGGTCGGCGTCGACGACCCGCCCCCCGTGCTGCGGGCTGCCCCCGCCCCTGACGGCCCTAAGGAGGTCGCGGCGTGAACGACTTCATCCCTCCGATCATCGACTGGGCGGCCGTCTCGCCCGTGCTGATCGTGCTGGGCGCCGGCGTGATCGGCGTGCTGGTCGAGGCGTTCGTGCCCGCCCGCGCGCGCCGCGTCGTGCAGCTCGCGCTGTCCCTGGGCGCCCTCGCGGGCGCCGTGGTGGCCGTCGGGCTGCTGTGGGAGACGGTGCGGGCCGGTGCCCTGCTCACGGTCGGCGACAGCTACGACCTGACCCCGTTCGGCCTGGCGATCCAGGGCATCGTGGCGATCCTCGCGTTCCTCGCCGTCCTGGTGATGGCCGATCGCAGCGGGGGGCAGGACGCGTTCGCGCCGACGGCCGCAGCCGTGCCCGGCAGCCGGTACGAGGAGGACGCGCGCCGTGCCGGCCTCGAGCAGACGGAGATCTTCCCGCTCACGCTGTTCTCCACCGGCGGCATGCTGCTGTTCGCGGCCACCGACGACCTGATAATCCTGTTCATCGCGCTCGAGGTGCTGAGCCTGCCCCTGTACGTGCTGTGCGCGACGGCGCGGCGCCGCCGGCTGCTCAGCCAGGAGGCGGCGTTCAAGTACTTCCTGCTGGGCGCCTTCGCCTCCGCGCTGACGGTCTTCGGCATCGCGCTGCTCTACGGCTTCGCCGGCTCGGTGCACCTGCCGGTCATCGCCGACGCGCTCGCCGGTCGCGGCGACTCCCCGCTGGCCGGGCTGCACGTGCTCGCGGTGACGGGCATCGTGCTGGTCAGCGCGGGTCTGCTGTTCAAGGTGGGCGCCGCCCCGTTCCACACCTGGACCCCCGACGTCTACACGGGGGCGCCGACGCCGATCACCGGCTTCATGGCGGCGTGCACCAAGGCGGCGGCGTTCGGTGCGCTGCTGCGCGTGCTGTTCTACCTGGGCGAGGGTTTCGACGCCCCGACCCGGCACGAGGTGCAGGTGCTGCTGTGGTCCGTCGCGATCCTCACGATGGTGATCGGCACCGTGGTGGGCGTGGTGCAGACGGACATCAAGCGGCTGCTGGCCTACTCCTCGATCGCGCACGCCGGCTTCGTGCTGGTCGCGCTGGTGGCGTTCGACGAGGTGGCCGCGTCGGCGGTGCTGTTCTACCTGCTGGCCTACGGCCTGGCCACGGTCGGCGCCTTCGCCGTCGTGAGCCTGGTGCGCGAACGGATCGCCACCCCGGGCGACGGCGCGGGGTCGGAGCAGGGCGCCCTGCACGACTCGGTGATCCTCGGTGAGGCGACCCACCTGGCCCAGTGGGCAGGCATCGGCCGCAAGGCCCCGTGGCTGACGGCCGCGTTCGTGCTCTTCCTGCTGTCGATGGCGGGCATCCCGCTCACGGCCGGGTTCGTCGCCAAGTTCGGCGTGTTCTCCGCGGCCGTCTCGGCCGGGGCGTGGCCGCTGGCGCTGGCCGGCGTCGTCGCCTCCGCGATCTCGGTGTTCTTCTACGTGCGGATCATCGTGCTCATGGTGCTCACCCCGGCGCCGGACGCGGCGGTGACCGGGCAGGACGACGGGGCGGCGTCCGCGGGGACGGGCGCGGCGCCCGGTGGCGGCGCGGCGGCGACGCTCACGCAGGCCCGCCCGGTCGCCCGGGCCGTCGTCACGGTGCTCACCGGGTGGGGCCCGGCGACGGTCGTCGTCGCGCTCTGTGCGATCGGCGTCGTCCTGCTGGGCGTCATGCCGTCGTGGGTTCTCGATCTGGCGGCCGGGGCGGCTAAGTTCGTCCCGTGAGTCTGTCCCACCAGCCCGCCGCGTCGTCGGCGATGGCCATCCCGCTGTCCGACCCTGCCCTCGCGGCGCGGCTCGCCGAGCGGATGGCCGTCGTCGAGCAGTCGCTGGCCGACGCCGTCGCGAACGCCGACCGCCTGGCCGACGACGTCGCCCACCACCTCGTGGCCGCGGGCGGCAAGCGCCTGCGCCCGTTCCTCACGCTGCTCGCGGGCGAGCTGGGCGACGGGGCGCGGACGGAGCTCGTGGACGCCGCCGTCGTCGTCGAGCTGACGCACCTGGCCTCGCTGTACCACGACGACGTGATGGACTCGGCGCCCCTGCGGCGCGGGGCACCCAGCGTGCACTCGGTGTGGGGCAACTCGGTGGCGATCCTCGTGGGCGACCTGCTGTTCGCACGGGCGTCGGCCCGCGTGGCCGGTCTCGGCCCGGAGGCGGTGCGGCTCCAGGCGGAGACGTTCGAGCGGCTGTGCCTGGGCCAGCTCCACGAGACCACGGGCCCGGCCGAGGGCGAGGACCCCGCGCAGCACTACCTGCAGGTGCTGGCCGACAAGACCGCGTCGCTGCTGGCGACCTCCGCCCGGCTGGGCGCGATGTTCGGCGGGGCGCCGGCCGAGCAGGTCGAGGTCGTGGCGGCGTACGGGGAGAAGGTCGGCGTCGCGTTCCAGATCGCCGACGACGTCCTGGACCTGGCGTCCACGGGCTCGGAGTCGGGCAAGACCCCGGGCACCGACCTGCGTGAGCGGGTCCCCACCATGCCGGTGCTGCTGCTGCGCCAGCGGCTCGCCCGGGGCGAGGGGGACGCCGACGACGCCGCGCTGGTCGCCGCGCTGGACGGCGACCTGTCGAGCGACGCGGTGCTGGCCGACGTCGTCGAGCGCCTGCGGGCCCACGAGGTGCTGACGCAGACGCGCGAGCTGGCCGCGCGGTTCGCCCGCGAGGCGGCCGCCGAGCTCGCGCCGCTGCCGCACGGCCCGGTGCGGGAGGCGCTGGAGTCGTTCGCCACGGCACTGACGGATCGCGCGTCCTGACCGCCTAGCGGTCACTCGTCTCACCATCCGGGCCGGGTGACAGGGCGGTTCGGACATTTTTCACCCGGTGGGTATCCTCAGGGCGCCGCGAGAGCGATCGCCTCGCGCCAGGTGGGGAGCGGATGTCAGTGCGAGGTGGACCCGGGGGCCGGAAGACGGTCGCCTCGACGACGGCCCTCGCGGTGGCGGCGGCAGGCCTGGTCACCGCAGCCGTCCTCTATGACGGCGAGGCGCAGGCCGAGGTCGCGCTGAACGACTCGGGGGTCTGGGTCACCAAGACGTCCGCCGGGCTCGTCGGCCGCTTCAACACCCAGTCGCAGGCGCTCGACGGCGTGCTGCTGGCCGGGTCCTCCAGCTTCGACGTCGAGCAGCAGGCGCAGCGCGTCTTCCTCACCGAGCCGGCCTCCGCGTCGGCCACCGTCATCGACCCCGCCCACGTCGAGCTCGGCGGCGTCGTGCGCGCCCCGAAGGGCTCCCTCATCGCCAGCGGGGCCGCCACGACGGCGGTCCTCGACCCGAGCAGCGGCCACCTGTGGGTGCTCCCGTTCTCCTCCGCGGCGAGCTTCGACCCCGACGAGCACGACCCGGCCGCCACGGTCAAGGGCCCTCAGGCGCTCACCGTCAGCCAGGACGGCACGGTCCTCGCGGTGGGCTCGGGCAGCGACCCGGCCCTGGTCGTGGTGCCGACGACGGCGAACGGCACCCCCGACGAGGCCGCCGAGCACGACCTGGCCGTCGACACCGGGGCGACCCTCGCGGTCACCGCCGTCGGCGACAAGGCCGTCGTGCTCGACCGGACGGGCGGGCGAGTGCTGCTGCCGGGCGGCGACGAGGTGCCCCTCGAGGGTGCGTCGGAGGCGCAGCTCCAGCAGCCCTCGGCGCCGTCGGACCACGTGCTCATCGCGACCGGGACGGGCCTGGTGTCCCAGCCTCTCGGGGGCGGAACCGCCGTCACGCGTCGCGCGAGCGGCCTGCCCGCCGCGCCCGTCCAGCTCGGCGGCTGCGCGTACGGGGCCTGGTCCGGCTCCGGCCAGGTGCTGCGCGACTGCGAGGGCACCGACCACGACGTCGA
The Xylanimonas cellulosilytica DSM 15894 DNA segment above includes these coding regions:
- a CDS encoding NADH-quinone oxidoreductase subunit M, with protein sequence MSFPWLTALIAWPLVAALATATTGRGRTLGAGRARQVALVGSLVELALGVGAFLAFDTARAAEHQLLETHRWIPSIGASYAVGVDGVALLLVGLSVGLVPLVILAAWKEQGGDLARLRTYLATVLVLQSFMVAVFAARDVFLFYVLFEAMLIPVYFLIGGFGQGAQRRYAAVKFLLYSLAGGLVMLVAVIALYLQVPAAERGPQTFLVDNLSGLELGTTAGRLMFCGFFLAFAIKAPLVPVHSWLPDVAENATPGTSTLLISVLDKVGTFGMLTLCLPLFPEAARWAAPAVVVLAVVSILYGAILAIGQTDLLRLIGYTSVSHFGFIVLGIFTFTATGTAGASFMMLNHGISTGALFLVAGFVIARHPERSQRIADYGGLRIAAPILGGSFLVAGLSAAALPGLATFGSEILVFLGAFSAVQWAGIVAVPAVVLAAIYVLLTYQRIFTGTVPAGLSPDGRVPDLDGRERTVAGVLIALLLLLGFVPNLGLQYVDAPATTTIEQVGVDDPPPVLRAAPAPDGPKEVAA
- a CDS encoding polyprenyl synthetase family protein, which codes for MAIPLSDPALAARLAERMAVVEQSLADAVANADRLADDVAHHLVAAGGKRLRPFLTLLAGELGDGARTELVDAAVVVELTHLASLYHDDVMDSAPLRRGAPSVHSVWGNSVAILVGDLLFARASARVAGLGPEAVRLQAETFERLCLGQLHETTGPAEGEDPAQHYLQVLADKTASLLATSARLGAMFGGAPAEQVEVVAAYGEKVGVAFQIADDVLDLASTGSESGKTPGTDLRERVPTMPVLLLRQRLARGEGDADDAALVAALDGDLSSDAVLADVVERLRAHEVLTQTRELAARFAREAAAELAPLPHGPVREALESFATALTDRAS
- the nuoL gene encoding NADH-quinone oxidoreductase subunit L, with product MQTLGLAPWLVGFPLLGAAILLLGGRRTDRWGHWLGVVASTASFAVGLTLLLGLLQRPAADRVQVHSLGTWLEAGPLSVDAAFRVDPLSLTFVLLVTFVGTLIHVYSVAYMEHDKDRRRFFGYLNLFVAAMLLLVLADSYLLLFVGWEGVGLASFLLIGFWDHRIENAVAGKKAFVMNRVGDMGLIVAMMLMVWQFGSVSFGDVLGAADGLQEGAATAIGLMLLLAACGKSAQFPLQAWLGDAMAGPTPVSALIHAATMVTAGVYLLVRSAPVLEAAPAAQLVIVIVGAITLLFGAIVGCAKDDIKKALAASTMSQIGYMMLAAGLGPIGYAFAIFHLVTHGFFKAGLFLGAGSVMHAMDDTVDMRRFGGLSRVLPVTAITMGLGWLAILGIPPFSGFFSKDKIIEAAFVGEGWRPWVFGIVTLVGAGITAFYMSRLFFMTFAGRRRWPADDGGHGAHDPRGAHDPHEAPALMVWPMVVLAVGSVGLGFLLQLGGRFTTWLEPVTGHVEHHDPVLPVPVIMTTTLVLVVLGAWLAFRLYAMGPVPVEAPRSNVLVRAARRDLYQDPVNEAVAMLPGQVVTRTLVYADRTAVDASFLQLASGVRRSGEGLRRAQNGYVRTYAATSLGGLLVVAAIVWALA
- the nuoN gene encoding NADH-quinone oxidoreductase subunit NuoN; the protein is MNDFIPPIIDWAAVSPVLIVLGAGVIGVLVEAFVPARARRVVQLALSLGALAGAVVAVGLLWETVRAGALLTVGDSYDLTPFGLAIQGIVAILAFLAVLVMADRSGGQDAFAPTAAAVPGSRYEEDARRAGLEQTEIFPLTLFSTGGMLLFAATDDLIILFIALEVLSLPLYVLCATARRRRLLSQEAAFKYFLLGAFASALTVFGIALLYGFAGSVHLPVIADALAGRGDSPLAGLHVLAVTGIVLVSAGLLFKVGAAPFHTWTPDVYTGAPTPITGFMAACTKAAAFGALLRVLFYLGEGFDAPTRHEVQVLLWSVAILTMVIGTVVGVVQTDIKRLLAYSSIAHAGFVLVALVAFDEVAASAVLFYLLAYGLATVGAFAVVSLVRERIATPGDGAGSEQGALHDSVILGEATHLAQWAGIGRKAPWLTAAFVLFLLSMAGIPLTAGFVAKFGVFSAAVSAGAWPLALAGVVASAISVFFYVRIIVLMVLTPAPDAAVTGQDDGAASAGTGAAPGGGAAATLTQARPVARAVVTVLTGWGPATVVVALCAIGVVLLGVMPSWVLDLAAGAAKFVP